DNA sequence from the Sporocytophaga myxococcoides genome:
AAAAGTAGTATTATTAAATGAACAGTATAAATGCTATAAAATCATATATCCGGATATTAAAAATCATATCCAAAAGTAAAATACAATAGTGGAGACTGAACTACATTATTTTTAATTCCCCAAGCTACATCTACTTTTACATAGTATCCCAATAATAAAGTTCTGGCTCCAAGTCCATAGCCCACCAGGAATGGATTCACATAGTTTCTAACCTGAGCCGTAAAAGGGTTTCCGTTTCCTCCGGCAATTGTAGTGTTAATGCTATTATTTTTACTAAAAGGTGTATCACCTGTCCAGGCTGATCCAGCATCTGTAAATGCTACTAACTGAAAATTTCTTAAAAATGAAGAAGATATTGGCTGTCTGTATATAGCTCTGAATGGTATTCTTAACTCAGCATTCATCAGCACATAACGTGAACCAAACTGTGAATTATAAATAAAACCTCTCATTGGCATTGCATATTCAATGAAAAGTAAATCAGAGTTATTTTTAAACTGAGATATAGCTAAAGGACTGTTAGGTGATGAATTGTCAGTTGAATTAAACAACCAGTTGTCCATTCCACCAAGTAAAAAGTTTTTCTTTGCATTACCAGTGAATGATCCACCAGCAACACGCGCTGCCAGAACAATTTCTTTATAAATTCTCTGATACCTTCTCAGATCAAGGTTAATTTTACCAAAATTGTTCGAAGAAGTCCCATTAGCTACATACTGCTCTGCACTAAGAATAAACCTTGTTCCCTCAATCATATTCAAACCTAGCTTTATGGTGTTATCAAAAACAAAGCTGAGATTAAGTCCCTGATATCCTTGGGTAATATCCTTAGAAGTCGTTTCAGTAACAGCTCTTCTCGTAAAAGCCGCAAACGGACTTACACTTAATCTGGAATAGACAGAGAAAGGATATGATTCAGTAAATGTTAATTTATTCAAAGTATAAATCTGAGAAGACGTCGACTCATTTGAGGCAAACAAATTTTTTCTATCATACCTGACTTTGAGGTCAATTCTCTTCTTCAGATAAATATATTCTCCGAATATATTATTAGTTTTTAAATCAGCAACCCCAAAAGCTCCAACGTTTATTCTATGATTGCCAAGAACATCTGACATTTGGCCTTCAAGTAATATGCCCAGTCCTCTTAATGGATCAATTAGTATTGTTGAAATGACATTATCAATGCCAAAAAAGTTTCTATATGGATATGGCCCAAGAAAAGATGTTCTTTTCTGCAATTGATTTTTATTAGTATCGGCAAGTTCTGGCCTTAATGGAATTTCCGCAACCCTTCCTTTATTAATAGTATCTTTCAGTTCGGACTCAAATCTGAAATCATCTAAATTTATTTCTTTAACTTTTTCTTTCGAATTGTATTCAAACTCCTGCTTCTCAGATCTTGTAATGTTATCGTCAGTTTTCTCATCAATTCTTGTAGAAGGCTCTAGTCTTGTAAAAACTGAATCAAGGTTATAATGAGGAAAAAAGTAAGCTCTTTCTTTTCCTCCAACCCTGTTTATAGTAACCAGATTATTGTTAGCACTTGATATATGGAATGATTTAATATTATATAAAAAAGCTGATTTTCTGGATAACTTTTTATCGGTTAAGTTCAGGCCGTATAAATTATCAATCTTATCATTGTCTGAGATAAACAAAACTGAATTTGAAGATTTTACAAATACTGGCTGCATTACATTGATATCATTAGTAAGTCTTACTAATTTATTACTCCCATTGTACTTAAATAACGAATATTGCTCTAAGGGCTTATAAATTTCCTTTTTAGGCAGTATCAGTGTATCGGAACTTCTGTTCGAGGCAAATATTATTTCTTTAGTTGTCCCATAGAATGAAGGAGACAGGTCATCAAAGATGTCATTAGTTATTTGCTTCATTCCTCCACGGGCATTATCCATTAAAAACAAATCTGTTTGCCCATCTTTATCTGCACTGAATATTATCGCTGTTCCATCCTCTGAAAAAGCAAAATCAAAAACATGTTTGAAATAAGTAATCTTCTTTTTTACCTTATCTCTGGTTTTCAGGTTGTGAATTTCCAAATACGTTTTGTCGCTTTTGGTATAGATAAAAGCAAGTTCATCATCTGACTTCCAGGTAAATGTGGGATTATGTACATCAAAATCGCGTTGCGCACTTCTGGTCCCCCCCTTTCTTATAGTACTTGATTCCTGTTTCCCTTTGTCTGTTATCTCAACCGCAAATAACTTATATTTTCCATCCTGAAACTTCACAAACGCCATTCTATTCCCCTTAGAATTAACCTTTACTGCACTTAAAGCATTCTTTTTAGAGGAATTTAATCTTAAATATTTATCATCCTGAGGTTCTTTGTACTCTTTTTTCAGATTGTTATTTATACCCAAGTAAAAATTTCTGAATTCGGCTAAAAAAATTGAATAAGGAATTCCAAGCGTACTCTCAATGGCGGCCTCTTCGTTTCTTACAATACGAGTAAGGTTTAGAAGATTAGGTACAGTATAAAGACCGTATTTTTCAACAATATAATTCCAGATACCGTGACCGGCAAGTTCAGCTTCTCTTCCAGTCAGGGCCGCTGGCACTTTATATTTTTTTTTCTCAAGTGCACCTCTCACATGAGAATTCATATATGGAGAATTACCATAAGCAACGTAAGCTGCAAGTCCTCTAATATACCACTCCGGCAAGCTTAGCAAATATGAACTCTGTACTACATCTTTAAGGCTTCCTCCATACATCATTACATTCAGAAGTATTTTTGTAATGCCATATGTAATTTCCTTTTTAAAATCTACCTGGCTTCCTTTGTAAGATACTTCAATTCTAGATTTCACAAAGCTTGTATTACCACCAACAACCACAAGATCCTCTCCCAATCCAATATTACTTTGCTCACTCTTCTGAGGAGAAGCATAAACAATCATCCTAATTCTGTCATATGGAGTAAAACCAATAAGCTCAATAACTCTTTCCAATTCTTCCTCAGCATACCTTCCAGCACTCTGAGCAAGCTCCATATCTCCCTCGTTATAGAAGATTTCAAAGTTATGAGTTGTAAAAACCCTCCATTTAAAACTTTTATATTGGATTCTGTTTTTGCCAAACTGATCTATGTAAGCCTGAGAATAAGCATTTGATACAAAAAACAATGAGAGGAACCAGATATAAATAAAACGCATAATATATTAGCCATCAATGGCGGTGAAAGAATGATTCAAACCTAGATATATTAACTTCATTATCCAGAGATTTATTTTCTTCTAAAAAAGAAAATAATTGCTCTGCAAAATATGGTGCCAAACTTATTCCCTTTGTACCTAAACCGTTAAATATTGCCAGTTGTGGGTATTGGGGATGTAATCCTAATATTGGTCTTCGGTCACTCGTAGATGGCCGAATTCCTGCTTCCTGTCTTACATATTCAAAATCAAAACTTACAAGATCTTTCAATTTATTTTCAATTTCCTCTCTGGCCTTTTGGGTAACCTCATCTGTCAAGTCTTTCCAATCATATGTAGACCCAGCCTTTAAATTTCCATTATACAACGGAACTACAAATACTCCTTTGCTTATAATCTGTTTCAAAGGGAAGTGAGTTTTTAAAGTTAAAACCTCCCCTTTCACAGGGATATATGGGATCCAATTAAAATAGGGGTTAAATTGATTCAGATAACCTTCAGCGAAAATAACTTTTCTTGCCTTGTAATTTCCCCACCTTATACCTTCATTTTCAAATACCAGGTCAGAGCAACTGAACTTTTCACTGATAATGCTTTCCCTTTTATCAAAATATCTGAGTGCTGCTGAAAGCAATGTTACTGTATCTACATAACCTCCTTTAAAAAGACTTAGACCGCCAAAATGTTTGTTTTTATTAATAGGAAAATCATCTGATGAGGTAACCACCCTTGAAAATTTATTATATGCTTCATCAGAATTACTTACCCAATGATTTTGTTCTTCAATAGAGCCAAATGGCCTGAAAATAGGCAATGGATAAAAAAACTTTGCTTCGAGATCTTTCTCCATTTCAGGGTAAAATTCATTCAAAAACGGGAACAATTGCTCTGCTTTCCAGGTCTTAACCATCCTCTTACCCGTAATCGGATTAAAAATTCCTGCCGCTACTTTTGATGAGTTATTTTCCCCTCCGTCGATAATGAGAGTTTTAAGACCTTTTTTTATTAATGTATATCCCAAAACGGAGCCAGCAATGCCTTGTCCTACTATAATATAATCATAAATCATTCGGTAATTTAAATACATTTATCAGGAAAATTGACATTTGCAATCTCAATTTTATCGGTGAAAAATATCAGACATTTTTTATCCAAAATCAAATCTGTGAATAAATCTGAAACCCAGATTCTAACGGTTTTATGCTACATTTAGTATTCTCTCACTCATAGTACTTACAAACTCTCTTCTATAGCTTCCTTTAGATTTAACATCTATTTTTTAAAAAAATAATAAGTTTCAGATAAGTCCGTTTACAAGATCGTCTGACTTTTCCAGATGTTTTTATTGTTCACTCAATTTTTAAAATAATGAAATTCATTCAACTACTTTTAATCCTTTTACTAGTAGATTCTTTCAAGGTTTTTGCTCAAAATGTTAACTCAAATTCAGGAATAAGTATACAATGGGGAAACCCCATTACATTGCAGACTAAAGATCATGATATAAAAGTTCCTGACTTTCTTTCCGCAAATCATCTCGAAATTCATGGTTTTCTTCCCTCCTATCACATCCGAATCTATGATGAAGTAGTAGAAGAAATAGAAATTTTTGCTGACTCTACAGAAATAGTAGATGCTGAGACAGCGAAGCTCATAAGAGAAGCGGCTAAAGAAGGATTTGCTCCTTTTATTTCCATAAGTTATTTCAAAGGCAAACCAGTAAGTGATATTTTCGTTGTTCCTATCCTGACTACTGCAGATTCATACTTAAAGCTAAGAGCATTTTCATATAGCTATAAGACCCGTAGAAATAAATCTGTTGGGACCGATTCAAGAAAGATTATCAGGAAAGCCAACAACTCCTATCTCTCTTCTACTAGCACATCTACCTCCGTGCTTGCTAATGGAGAATGGTTTAAATTTAGTATTCCCTATTCTGGAGTTTTTAAAATTGATTACAACCTCCTTTTAAAAATAGGTATCAATCCATCCGGCATTAATCCAAGAGAACTGAAGATATATGGTAATGGAGGAGGTATGCTTCCTCAAAGCAATTCCATACCCAGATATGATGATCTTGTTGAGAATTCTATTTTTGTATTTGGGGAAGATGATGGGAAATTTGATCCCCAAGATTATATATTATTTTACGGAGTAGGTCCACATGTATGGAAATACAATGAAATAGAAAGATCATTTAATCATTCTTACAACCTGTATTCTGATCTCTCCTATTATTTCCTCACCATCGGGCCTGACAATGGTCTCCGGATAAGTGATCAAAGTTCACTCAGTAATGCTACTGCAACTATCGACCAATTTGATGAGAGGTATTTCTTTGAAAAAGATGAAGCACAGGTAATGACTACACCATGGGTCCCTAGTGGAAGATTATGGATAGGAGATATATTTAATTATAATTTGCAAAATACTTATAACTATGATGCTACGGGTATTATTCAAAACAGCAATATAATTATAAGATCGGCTTGTGTCGGTCGGTCTACGACAGCCTCGTCATTTAATGTATCAATAAACAATATTTTAATTGGCTCACATGAGTTTAAAATTCCCAGATACTTTGAAATACCTGCATCAGACGATACATATATAGGAGAATACAAAATTGATACATGGCAAATCAATAGTTCAGCAATAGCTGGGAATAACTTTTCTATTAAATATTCTTTCAACAAAAATGGCAAATCAGAAGCAAGAGGTTACCTGGATTTTTTCGAAGTCTTTATCAAAAAAAAGCTTCAGCTTTATGGAAATCAAACATCCTTCAGATCATTACAAAGCCTGAACAATTCAATATCAGAATATAGTATTGCAGGTACTAACAATTCAGAACTTATCTGGGAGATTACAGATCCTCTATTTGTTAAAAATCAAAACTATGATTTTAAATCAGGACAATCATCGTTCTCAGCCAATTCATCCATATTAAAAGAATATATTATATTCAAACCTGATAATGTAAGCGCTCCAGCCTTCGAGAGTAGAGTTGAGAATCAGAACCTACACGGCATCACACAATCAGGTATACCGGACAATTTAATAATCACTACAGATGAATTTTTAAAGCCTGCAAATGAATTGGCACAATTTCATAAGAACTTTGACAATCTGGATTCCTATGTGGTTACAGTAAAAAAAATATATAATGAATTTTCATCCGGAGCTCAGGATATTTCTGCGATCAGAGATTTTATTAAAATGGTATATGACAGAAGCAGACCTGGAGACAGCTTGCAATTTGTGACCCTCTTCGGAGACTGCTCAGTGGATTATAAAAACAGAATTCCTAACAATACAAACCTTATCCCTGTATACCAATCCCGTGAATCACTGCATTCCTTATTATCTTATTCATCCGATGATTTTTATGGTTTACTGGATGATAATGAAGGAAACTGGGAAGAAAATCTTAATGTCAATGACAAAATGGAAATAGGAATAGGCAGACTCCCTGTAAGAACAGAATCTGAAGCATATGAAGTTGTCGAAAAAATTAAAAAATACAAATCAAATCAATCGCTGGGGAAGTGGCGGAATAACATTACTTTGATTGCAGGTAATTTAGCTCCCAAAGACTCTGATACCAATTCCTTTCTATCGGCAGCAGAAACACTTGCTGACATCATTACCCAGAGAGGCAAAGACTATAATCTCAATAAAATTTACCTTCCTTCATATCCTTTAATATATACACCATCAGGCGCCATCTGCCCTTTGGCTAATGAAGCGATACAAAATGAATTTGAAAAAGGTACCTTAATATTAAACTATATAGGACATGGCAATGAGGTACAACTCTCTCAGGAAAATATTCTTAATACCACTTCCCTTGCTAATCTTAAAAATCAATTTCAATTACCCTTCCTAGTAGCTGCTACTTGTCAATTCGGGAGGTATGATTTCCCTGAAATCCAATCGGGAGTGGAGGTTGCTTTGAGAAACCGAGAGGGTGGTTCTATAGGGTCTTTAGCACCTACCAGGCCAGTATATAACCTTTACAATCAAGCTCTCAATGAAGCTTTTTATAAAACAGCTTTTCTAAAAATGGGGACTCAATTTTTAACTCTTGGAGAAATTATTCTTTTTACAAAAAACAATAGTACACGTGGCATTTATAACAGGAGCTATACTTTAATCGGAGATCCTTGTCTTACTTTAAACTATCCACGAGAGGAAATTCTTGTAACACAAATAAACGGACAATACACCGGTGGAACATCTGATACACTTAAAGCTTTGCAAAAGGCGAAGATTGAAGGGGAAATAAGATCGGGTGGAAATATTATTTCAGATTATAATGGGATCCTGCGGCTAACTCTCTTTGACAAAGAAACCTCTATCAATACTATTAATAGGCCGATCACAACATACAGCGTTCAAAACAAACTCATTTATGACGGGAATGCATCTATAAGGAATGGGAGATTTGCAGTTGAGTTTATTATTCCAAAAGATATTTCATATCAATACGACAATGGTAAAATCAGTCTTTATGCCAGCAATTTCCCTAGTGTACGAGACGGTGCTGGTTCTTCAACCAATATCATTATCGGAGGATCTGATAATAATGCAACCGATGACATCACTCCACCAATCATCAAAGCTTATCTGAACGATGAGTCATTTGTCTTTGGGGGAATTACTAATTCAAATCCAAAACTCATTGTTAATTTATTTGACGAAAGTGGAATAAATCTGGCTTCTTCAGGCATTGGTCATGAGATTTCATTAATCCTCGATAATTCAAACGAGCGCATCATATTAAATGAATTTTATACCACTAAACTGGATAATTACAAGAATGGAACTGTTACTTTTAATTTAAAAAATCTTACACCGGGAAATCATTCATTAAAAATAAAAGCCTGGGATACTTATAATAACTCTTCCGATACCTATTTGGAATTTGTTGTTGTAAACAAAGAAGATGTTGATATCTCCAATGTTTTGAATTATCCAAACCCCTTTACTACTCATACTGAATTTCATTTTGATCACAACAGAGCTGGAGATGATATTGATGTAAAAATTCAGATTTATACTGTCTCTGGTAAATTAATTAAAACCATTTCTGAAAGATTTTATATTTCACCTGCCCATATTTCAAATATATTTTGGGATGGCCTTGACGACTTTGGTGATAAAATTGGTAAAGGAGTATATGTATATAAAGTTTCGGTTAAATCACTTTCTGACGGAAATCATAAATCAAAGTTTCAAAAGCTCTTTATTCTCAATTAAGGTTAGATATCATATATAAATTGATTTTTAAAAGATTTATCAATATTTTATTTGAATACACATAACACATTTTGTAAAATGGGTGGATTTATGTTCTTCCAAAAAAGATTGAAATTTTGAATACAAATCCAATGAATATTGGTAATTTACAAATCAAATTTGCAAGTAAAACTTTATAATGATTCAGGTTCATTCATTTGTATTTAATCCCTTTCAGGAAAACACTTATATTCTTTTCGACGAAACCCGAGAAGCTATAATTATAGATCCAGGCTGTTATGAAAAAGATGAGCAGAAAGACCTTACTGCTTTTATTGAATCAAAAGATTTAAAGGTAAAATCTTTGATCAACACTCATTGCCACGTAGATCATGTTTTAGGCAATAGCTTTGTAAAAGATCATTACAAAGTAGAGTTAGGCATTCATCCGATAGAATTGAATCTATTAAGAGCAGTAAAAAGTTATGCATTCAATTATGGATTTGCAGGGTATCATGGCACAGAGCCAGAGTACTATTTGAATGAAGGAGATAAAGTAAAATTTGGAAATTCAAAACTCGAGGTTCTATTTGTACCAGGTCATGCTCCTGGTCATATAGCATTATACAGTAAAGAACAAGCTTTCTGTATTGCTGGAGATGTTCTATTTAATAGAAGCATAGGAAGAACAGATCTTCCCGGTGGAAACTTTGAAACATTGATCCACAGTATTCAAACAAAACTATTTGTCCTTCCGGATAATACAGTAATATTTCCTGGACACGGCCCTTCCACCACCATTGGAGAAGAAAAACGTTACAATCCATACTGCGCAACAATAAAATGATCATAAAAAAACACATCCCTAATTTTGTTACCTGTTTAAACCTGTTATCGGGATGTATTGGGATTACCGAAGCATTTAAAGGCAATCTTGTAAATGCTGCGCTTTTAATCATAGCAGGAGCAATTTTTGATTTTTTTGATGGGTTTATTGCCCGTTTAGTTAAAGCCTCTTCCCCAATTGGAAAAGATCTCGATTCCCTTGCAGATGTAATCACTTTTGGATTATTGCCTGGTGTAATACTATTTAATTTATTATCGACTAATGACAATCTTCCTTTGGGCATAAAATACATTCCATTAATTGTTCCAGTTTTTTCTGCACTTCGCTTAGCTAAATTTAATAATGATCCACGTCAAACCGGTTCCTTTATTGGAGTGCCGACACCTGCAAATGCCCTTCTCATTGGATCACTCCCTTTAATTACAGAATTTAATTCAGATTTAAATCTGAATTTTATCATCTTCAATCCCCTTTTCCTAATTTTGCTGAGTGTGATAATGTCCATCCTTCTGGTTTCAGAAATTCCACTATTTGCTTTAAAGTTTAAAACATTTAATTGGAAAGACAATCAAATTACTTATATTTTCCTAATAATCAGCTCCATACTTTTACTTTCAATAAAAGTAGCAGCCATACCATTAATAGTAATTTTATATGTAATTTTGTCCATAATCAATAATTCAGTATTTAAGAAAACCAAATAACATAAAATTGAAGTTTATCGCCAGGGTCGATGAATGCTGGTATGAATGACTGAATTCTAATGTTTATGCTCTTGAATTTGACAAGACGCTTATAAAAGAAAATATAAACCTTAAAAAGCTAATAACCAACCTGATTATGGAAGGATATAGTTTTAAAATTATACAAGCATAATAAATAATTCAAAATGCCGTTTATATCTCGCCTGCAAACCAGGCAAGATATAAACGGTTGTTTTTTTATCTATGAAATTAGAAACAAAGCTATTATTTCTATTACTGATATACACAATCAGTGCCAAAGCTCAAAATTCTGAAACTAAAAACTCCATTAAGTTAAAGTGGACACCTCCGGTTTCTGTTTTGGATAACCAAGCCAAAACAAGATTAGTTCCTAATTTTGAAGAAGCTTTTCATGTAGAACCTCAGGATTATTTACCCTCATTTGTATTACGCCTATATAATGAAAGGGTAGAGGAAATTTCAATTCAGCCGGATTCAACAGAAATTATGAGCAGTACAGATGCCGATCTTATAAAAAATGCTCCTGCTACAGCGTTTGAAACAAAAATTTTTATACGATACCATAAAGGGAAACCGCTAAGCGAAATTTTTATCGTTCCAATTAAAGCTTCTGGTGGTTCATTTCAAAAAATTCATAAATTTTCATATACCTATAAAACAGCTCGGACATCTGAAATTGCTCCTGCTTCAACCAAAATTTCAAAGAGATCAGGAGCATCCATTACGAGAACTGCTTCAAGTACCAATTCTGTCCTATCATCAGGAGACTGGTATAAATTAAGTATTTCAAATTCCGGAATTTTTAAAATAGATTACAATTTCCTCTCAAATCTAGGGCTAAACCCATCTTCCATAAATCCTAAGCAAATCAAAATATTTGGTAATGGAGGAGGAATGCTGCCTCAAAAAAACAATGCTCCAAGATACGATGACCTGGTTGAAAATGCTATTTATGTTTCAGGTGAAGATGATGGTAAATTTGACCAGGGTGATTTCATTCTCTTTTATGGGTTAGGTCCACATAGCTGGACATATGATTCTATAAATCAAAGCTTCAAACACGCTTTTAATATTTATTCCGACTTTGCTTATTACTTTCTTACTATAGGTTCGGATAATGGCCTTCGGATTCCTGAACAGGCATCAGAAACAGGTGCAGAACAAACCTTTACTCAATTTGATGATAGATACTTTTTCGAAAAAGATGAAGCACAGGTAATGGTGGAACCCATAAAACCAAGTGGCAGGCTTTGGATTGGCGATATCTTTAATTACAACCTTCAATATACATACCCATACGATGCAACTGGAATTATTCCTAATAGTGATATATTGTTCAGATCTTCATGTATAGGAAGGTCTTCAGCAGCAAGTTCATTCAATATATCTCTAAATAATGTGGCTATTGGCTCTCATGTATTTAATGATCCATTTAGATTTGAAAATCCTAGTTCTGAGTACCCATATGTAGGTGAGGAGAAAACTGAATTGTTCAAAATCAATAGCTCTGCAATTAATAATAGCTCTAACATTTCAATAAAGTATGTTTATAATAAATCTGGCCGAAGTGAAGCTAGAGGCTACCATGACTATTTTGAAATCTTTGTCCAAAAGCATTTAAGACTATATAATAATCAGACAACCTTCAGATCCATACGAAGCCTTAATTATAACATTTCCGAATTTAAAATTTCAGGTACACGAGGGACAGAAATTTTATGGGATATTACCGATCCTTTGTATGTAAAAAAACAAAATTATACTTATGCTTCGGACACATTGTTTTTTTCGACTAATACCAGCACACTAAAGGAATTTGTTGTTTTTAATTTAAATAATCTTAGTGGGCCCGGTTATGTAGGTAAAGTTACAAATCAAAATCTCCACGGAATTATTGGTCCAAATATTCCAGATAATCTAATTATTACCACTGATGAATTTGAAGATGCTGCGAATCAACTGGCTCAATTCCATAAATCTTATGATAATCAGGATTGTTATGTTGTAACTGTAAAAAAGATTTATAATGAGTTTTCGTCAGGAGCTCAGGATATTACAGCAATCAGAGATTTTATAAAAATGGTTTATGACAGAAGTACCCCTGGTGACAGCTTACACTATGTTACTTTATTTGGAGATTGCTCTGTGGATTATAAAGACAGGTTAACCAATAACACCAATTTTGTTCCCACTTATGAATCAAGGGAATCCTTACATCCAATTTTTTCATACTCGTCCGATGATTATTATGGTTTTATGGACTCTTATGAAGGGGAGTGGGTTGAAAAACTTAGTGGAGATGCAACCCTAGACATAGGTATAGGGCGGCTTCCGGTGAAAACAGCTGCTGAAGCATATACAATAGTTGACAAAATTAAAACCTATAAGAGCAATCGGTCATTAGGAAAATGGAGGAACAGAATTACTCTAGTTGCTGACAATCAACCTAACAGTAACCTTCATTTAATTTCGGCTGAAAAATTATCTACGAAACTTGAACAAGATTACCCTTATTATAATATTAATAAAGTATACCTTGCAGCCTATCCAATGGTATATACTCCTTCAGGTACTACCTGCCCTGCCGCAGCAGAAGTAATTCAAAATGACATTGATAAAGGAATATTTATATTGAACTATACTGGACACGGGGGAGAATTGCAGTTGGCTCAGGAAAATATTCTAAATACTACTATTATTTCCAAGTGGAAAAACATTGACCAACTTCCATTTATAGTAGCTGCAACGTGTCAATTTGGACGATATGATTATCCTGCTGTTGTTTCAGGAATAGAAACAGCAGTATTAAGTGCAAATGGAGGGGCAATAGGTTCTCTTGCATCTACAAGACCAGTTTATTCAAATACCAATGAGGCTATTAATGTTGCCTTTTATAATGCTTTATTTCAAAAGAAGGGGAACAGATACCAGCGTCTTGGAGAAATTATGCAGCCAACTAAAAACAAGAGTAATTCTGGTATTAACAATAGGAATTATGCATTATTGGGCGATCCAGCATTGACACTAAATTACCCAATAGAAGAAATTGTTCTTACAAAAGTAAATGGCGAGGATGTTACAGGTGTTGTAAGCGATACAATTAAAGCACTTGATAAAGTTAAGCTAGAAGGGGAAGTGAGATCAAGTGGGAGTCTCATAGGAGATTATAATGGTGTTTTAAATCTAACACTTTACGATAAAAAGAATACAATTACGACTTTAGAAAACCCAGTTACAAGCATTAGGTTACAAAACAGTCTTATTTATGATGGTCCTGCATCAATAAAAAATGGTAAATTTTCATTAGAATTTGTTATCCCAAAAGATATTTCTTATCAATATAGCAATGGTAAAGCTAGCTTTTATGCCAGCAATTTTCCTGCTCTCCAAGATGCCAAAGGAGCATCTTTTGACCTTGTAATCGGGGGAACTAATAAAAATGCAGCAGAAGATAATACTCCTCCCGTCATTAAATCTTTTTTAAATGATGAATCTTTTATTTTCGGGGGAACGACAGGTTCTAATCCAAAATTAATTATTAAACTATTTGATGAAAATGGAATTAATCTTGCCTCAGCAGGTATTGGTCATGAAATTTCAATGACCATAGACAATTCTAATGAGATAATATACTTAAATGAATTTTACAGCTCCAATTTAGATGACTATAAAAATGGTACTGTAAATTACCCTCTAAAAGATTTGAAGCCTGGCAATCACTCTATAAAAATTAGAGCTTGGGATACTTATAATAACTCCGCTGAAGCTTACCTTGAATTTGTAGTAGTAAACAATGAATCAATAACCCTCGACCACATTCTGAATTATCCAAATCCATTCTCTACC
Encoded proteins:
- a CDS encoding PD40 domain-containing protein, producing the protein MRFIYIWFLSLFFVSNAYSQAYIDQFGKNRIQYKSFKWRVFTTHNFEIFYNEGDMELAQSAGRYAEEELERVIELIGFTPYDRIRMIVYASPQKSEQSNIGLGEDLVVVGGNTSFVKSRIEVSYKGSQVDFKKEITYGITKILLNVMMYGGSLKDVVQSSYLLSLPEWYIRGLAAYVAYGNSPYMNSHVRGALEKKKYKVPAALTGREAELAGHGIWNYIVEKYGLYTVPNLLNLTRIVRNEEAAIESTLGIPYSIFLAEFRNFYLGINNNLKKEYKEPQDDKYLRLNSSKKNALSAVKVNSKGNRMAFVKFQDGKYKLFAVEITDKGKQESSTIRKGGTRSAQRDFDVHNPTFTWKSDDELAFIYTKSDKTYLEIHNLKTRDKVKKKITYFKHVFDFAFSEDGTAIIFSADKDGQTDLFLMDNARGGMKQITNDIFDDLSPSFYGTTKEIIFASNRSSDTLILPKKEIYKPLEQYSLFKYNGSNKLVRLTNDINVMQPVFVKSSNSVLFISDNDKIDNLYGLNLTDKKLSRKSAFLYNIKSFHISSANNNLVTINRVGGKERAYFFPHYNLDSVFTRLEPSTRIDEKTDDNITRSEKQEFEYNSKEKVKEINLDDFRFESELKDTINKGRVAEIPLRPELADTNKNQLQKRTSFLGPYPYRNFFGIDNVISTILIDPLRGLGILLEGQMSDVLGNHRINVGAFGVADLKTNNIFGEYIYLKKRIDLKVRYDRKNLFASNESTSSQIYTLNKLTFTESYPFSVYSRLSVSPFAAFTRRAVTETTSKDITQGYQGLNLSFVFDNTIKLGLNMIEGTRFILSAEQYVANGTSSNNFGKINLDLRRYQRIYKEIVLAARVAGGSFTGNAKKNFLLGGMDNWLFNSTDNSSPNSPLAISQFKNNSDLLFIEYAMPMRGFIYNSQFGSRYVLMNAELRIPFRAIYRQPISSSFLRNFQLVAFTDAGSAWTGDTPFSKNNSINTTIAGGNGNPFTAQVRNYVNPFLVGYGLGARTLLLGYYVKVDVAWGIKNNVVQSPLLYFTFGYDF
- a CDS encoding NAD(P)/FAD-dependent oxidoreductase; the protein is MIYDYIIVGQGIAGSVLGYTLIKKGLKTLIIDGGENNSSKVAAGIFNPITGKRMVKTWKAEQLFPFLNEFYPEMEKDLEAKFFYPLPIFRPFGSIEEQNHWVSNSDEAYNKFSRVVTSSDDFPINKNKHFGGLSLFKGGYVDTVTLLSAALRYFDKRESIISEKFSCSDLVFENEGIRWGNYKARKVIFAEGYLNQFNPYFNWIPYIPVKGEVLTLKTHFPLKQIISKGVFVVPLYNGNLKAGSTYDWKDLTDEVTQKAREEIENKLKDLVSFDFEYVRQEAGIRPSTSDRRPILGLHPQYPQLAIFNGLGTKGISLAPYFAEQLFSFLEENKSLDNEVNISRFESFFHRH